The Podospora pseudocomata strain CBS 415.72m chromosome 1 map unlocalized CBS415.72m_1, whole genome shotgun sequence genome has a segment encoding these proteins:
- the YTH1 gene encoding RNA-binding component of cleavage and polyadenylation factor (COG:A; BUSCO:EOG092654KW; EggNog:ENOG503NYHY) codes for MAPTTPNPHTHPYTFTFTPFLQKTYQHSLPPPSSNPPSGDQQQSQPNNNNNTGGFGSLVCKHWLRGLCKKGLTCEFLHEYNLRKMPECNFFVRNGYCSNGDECLYLHIDPSSKLPPCPHYDRGFCPLGPKCDKRHLKRNICLYYLAGFCPDGKQCRQGAHPRWTRDELMEKPTMKVEKTAEELEREEQERERHRERERERDMERRAERDRERGGDGDRHDRGHDKGGRFGRGGGRWGGKRGGV; via the exons atggc CCCAACAACTCCTAacccacacacccacccctacaccttcaccttcacccccttcctccaaaaaACCTACCaacactccctccccccacccagcagcaaccccccctcaggcgaccaacaacaatcccaacccaacaacaacaacaacactggCGGCTTCGGTTCCCTAGTCTGCAAACACTGGCTCCGCGGCCTCTGCAAAAAGGGCCTAACCTGCGAGTTCCTCCACGAGTACAACCTCCGCAAGATGCCCGAATGCAACTTCTTCGTCCGCAACGGCTACTGCTCCAACGGGGACGAGTGCCTCTACCTCCACATCGACCCCTCTTCCAAACTTCCCCCCTGCCCCCACTACGACCGCGGGTTTTGCCCCTTGGGGCCAAAATGCGACAAGAGACATTTAAAGAGAAACATATGTCTATACTACCTCGCGGGGTTCTGCCCGGACGGGAAGCAGTGCAGGCAGGGGGCGCATCCAAGGTGGACGAGGGATGAGCTGATGGAGAAGCCTACTATGAAGGTGGAGAagacggcggaggagctggagcgggaggagcaggagagggagaggcatagggagcgggagagggagagggatatGGAACGGCGGGCGGAGAGGGATAGGGAgcggggtggggatggggatagGCATGATAGGGGGCATGacaagggggggaggtttgggagggggggggggaggtggggtgggaagagggggggggtatAG
- the FAP1 gene encoding FKBP12-associated protein (EggNog:ENOG503NUMP; BUSCO:EOG09261727; COG:K), translated as MAEVVPQPQGSSSRGGGSGGRVRRGRGWRGRHRGGRGGSNANASGSGNGNVEGSQATTATTQPLPPPTAVASQPIVSDASSSHQEGQPGRGRGDRGRGGRGRGRGRGGAAQRSIVTSHRGGRGPPVSAPRQTDSSSSQSQSQIRHGFNLGAVEFVPGQPVSVTTNTRGPGEIMPPRSAPAPKPVMEKSTAEDLPTRIHEDIDNGQYECVICTSEVVRSSRVWSCLICWTVTHLHCVKKWHKNQMKQKEENQSPNQPDGWRCPGCNSNLLEDPASYHCWCGKEFDMKAIPGLPPHTCGQTCSKPRATCPHPCSLMCHAGPCPPCTLMGPAQTCFCGKNTVTKRCNETDYTNGWSCQEVCGDFLPCGEHTCSQPCHPGLCGACDVPMPSTCYCGKERKEIPCNQRDDILESFNYGQLDDEEEWFEGSFQCSKVCGRKFDCGHHTCQKPCHPQDEETSHCPLSPDMVLNCPCGKTPLASLPAEPRTSCQDPVPRCDKPCDKILACGHHCPDKCHTGACAPCFQSMDVSCRCGRVTSRSACHLGRVEPPQCFRVCKAQLNCGRHECGERCCSGEKKAAERRKQKRAVNENYEPEHICLQVCGRLLKCSKHTCQQLCHRGSCNACPEAIFDEISCSCGRTVLHPPQPCGTRPPECRFDCRRARPCGHPAVSHQCHPDDVACPKCAFLVERPCICGKKILKNQPCWFEDARCGLPCGKKLKCGVHECRKSCHKPGECEDAEVVGSHCTQLCGRARKSCDHTCVDECHAPFPCNEDKPCQSMTFTTCPCQRQKKQIRCGATRFNSGPDKHITLKCDDDCLRLERNQRLADALNIDPNHTDDHVPYADKTLKMFRENIAWAQSQERELRMFAADPELKRMRFKPMANHQRAFLHSLAEDYGLDSESQDPEPHRHVCLFKTPRFVSAPKKTLAQSLRLVKTAAAAAAAKPATPANSQPSPQAFNALLLTTPRFGLTVEEVDRALASDIAAAARSGPALSFTTSFLPSEDIVIKAIPNFTTAAIATSMAPTPQAVQSVLKDLKSAVARTISKAGLANGVVLCHADSSLNVVRREGDQAAGADGWSAVASKGTWRRAPSGKVAPPPVASSSRAGGGFFALRKLELRKKKVEEEKAEVEEDWEAAAEKLEGGSSDKENEVVKTSSEDELQGHHDSEQEQSSLVATDA; from the exons ATGGCTGAAGTAGTTCCACAACCCCAGGGAAGTTCGagccgtggaggaggatcaggagGTAGAGTTCGGCGAGGGCGtggctggagaggaaggcatAGAGGTGGTCGTGGAGGGTCCAATGCCAACGCATCCGGAAGTGGAAATGGAAATGTGGAAGGGAGCCAGGCGACTACGGCAACAACTCAaccattaccaccaccaactgcAGTAGCATCTCAACCAATCGTTTCAGATGCCTCAAGTTCGCATCAAGAGGGCCAACCAggcagagggcgaggagatAGGGGCAGGGGAGGTCGGGGCAGAGGCCGTGGTCGCGGAGGCGCGGCTCAAAGATCAATAGTAACCTCCCATCGTGGAGGTCGAGGACCGCCAGTTTCAGCACCTCGACAAACCgactcttcatcatctcagTCACAGTCACAGATACGACATGGGTTCAACCTTGGTGCTGTCGAGTTTGTCCCTGGTCAACCAGTCTCCGTCACTACCAACACACGGGGTCCTGGAGAAATCATGCCGCCCAGATCTGCCCCTGCTCCTAAACCAGTCATGGAAAAATCAACAGCAGAGGACCTTCCCACACGTATTCACGAGGACATCGACAATGGGCAGTACGAATGCGTCATCTGCACCAGCGAGGTTGTCCGATCTTCCCGAGTTTGGTCTTGCTTGATCTGCTGGACGGTTACCCACCTTCACTGTGTCAAGAAGTGGCACAAAAACCAAATGAAACAGAAGGAGGAAAACCAAAGCCCTAACCAACCCGACGGTTGGCGCTGTCCAGGGTGCAACTCCAATCTGTTGGAAGACCCAGCATCGTATCACTGTTGGTGTGGGAAAGAGTTTGACATGAAAGCAATTCCTGGCTTGCCTCCTCACACATGCGGACAGACCTGCTCCAAGCCTAGAGCTACATGTCCACATCCTTGTTCCTTGATGTGTCATGCCGGACCATGTCCGCCATGTACACTCATGGGCCCAGCACAGACCTGCTTCTGCGGCAAGAACACTGTTACCAAACGGTGTAATGAGACTGACTACACGAATGGATGGAGCTGCCAAGAGGTGTGCGGTGATTTCCTTCCATGTGGGGAGCATACCTGCTCCCAGCCTTGCCATCCAGGCTTATGTGGCGCTTGCGACGTTCCCATGCCGTCAACGTGCTATTGCGGCAAGGAACGGAAAGAGATACCTTGCAACCAGAGAGACGACATTTTGGAATCGTTCAACTATGGCCAGctcgatgacgaagaagagtgGTTTGAGGGATCATTCCAATGCTCAAAAGTCTGCGGCAGAAAGTTTGACTGTGGACATCACACTTGTCAAAAGCCCTGCCACCCGCAAGATGAAGAGACATCTCATTGCCCCCTTTCGCCCGACATGGTGTTGAACTGCCCCTGTGGAAAGACACCGCTTGCTTCCTTACCCGCCGAACCCAGGACGTCGTGTCAAGACCCCGTCCCGCGATGCGACAAGCCATGCGATAAGATCCTGGCTTGCGGTCATCATTGCCCGGATAAGTGCCATACTGGTGCATGCGCCCCTTGCTTCCAGAGTATGGACGTCTCCTGCCGTTGCGGCAGGGTCACCAGCCGTTCAGCGTGCCATCTAGGCCGTGTTGAACCACCACAATGCTTCCGGGTGTGCAAAGCGCAGCTCAACTGTGGAAGACATGAGTGTGGAGAGCGCTGCTGCTcgggagagaagaaggcagcGGAAAGGCGGAAACAGAAGCGGGCTGTCAACGAGAATTACGAGCCCGAACATATCTGCCTACAGGTTTGTGGCCGGCTGCTGAAATGTAGTAAGCACACATGCCAGCAGCTATGTCACAGGGGGTCTTGCAATGCTTGCCCGGAGGCTATCTTTGACGAGATCAGCTGCTCTTGCGGGCGAACTGTATTGCACCCTCCGCAACCATGCGGAACCAGACCGCCAGAGTGCCGATTTGACTGTCGCAGAGCGAGGCCATGCGGACATCCTGCAGTGTCCCATCAGTGTCATCCAGACGATGTGGCTTGCCCCAAGTGCGCCTTTCTGGTGGAAAGGCCTTGTATCTGTGGCAAGAAGATTCTCAAAAATCAGCCTTGTTGGTTTGAGGATGCTAGGTGCGGACTGCCTTGTGGGAAGAAGCTGAAATGCGGAGTCCACGAGTGCAGGAAGTCGTGCCATAAGCCCGGGGAATGTGAGGATGCTGAGGTAGTTGGTTCTCATTGCACGCAGTTATGCGGAAGGGCGAGAAAGTCTTGTGATCACACCTGCGTGGACGAGTGCCATGCCCCTTTTC CTTGCAACGAGGACAAGCCGTGTCAATCCATGACATTCACCACCTGCCCTTGCCAGCGGCAAAAGAAACAAATTCGGTGCGGTGCAACTCGCTTCAACTCGGGCCCAGATAAACACATCACTTTAAAGTGTGATGACGACTGTCTTCGACTGGAGCGGAATCAGCGGCTTGCCGACGCGCTCAATATCGACCCTAATCACACCGACGATCATGTGCCGTATGCCGACAAGACCTTGAAGATGTTCCGCGAGAATATTGCCTGGGCTCAATCACAAGAACGGGAACTTCGCATGTTTGCTGCAGACCCAGAGTTGAAGCGTATGCGTTTCAAGCCTATGGCCAACCACCAGCGTGCCTTTTTGCACTCACTAGCTGAGGACTATGGTCTTGATTCCGAGTCTCAAGATCCTGAGCCTCACCGTCATGTTTGCCTTTTCAAGACACCACGGTTTGTGTCTGCTCCCAAAAAGACCCTGGCTCAGAGTCTTCGCCTAGTTAAgaccgctgccgccgctgctgctgccaaacCAGCCACTCCCGCCAATAGCCAACCCTCACCGCAGGCATTCAATGCCCTCTTACTCACCACACCTCGGTTTGGACTTACagtcgaggaggtcgatCGAGCCCTGGCCTCAGACATTGCGGCCGCGGCACGTTCTGGTCCGGCACTCAGCTTCACgaccagcttcctcccctcgGAAGACATTGTGATCAAGGCCATCCCTAATTTCACGACCGCAGCTATTGCAACGTCCAtggcaccaacaccacaggCAGTTCAGTCAGTTCTGAAGGATCTCAAGTCTGCTGTGGCAAGAACTATCTCAAAGGCAGGGTTGGCAAACGGGGTGGTACTGTGCCACGCAGACAGTTCGCTCAATGTTGTtagaagagaaggagatcaggctgctggtgctgatggaTGGAGTGCTGTTGCTAGCAAGGGGACATGGCGGCGAGCTCCTAGTGGGAAGgtcgctcctcctcctgtggcgagcagcagcagagctGGAGGTGGCTTCTTTGCgttgaggaagctggagctgaggaagaagaaggttgaggaggaaaaggcggaagttgaggaggattggGAAGCGGCAGCAGAGAAGTTGGAGGGTGGAAGCAGCGATAAGGAGAatgaggttgtcaagacgagcagcgaggatgagctgCAGGGGCATCATGATTCTGAGCAGGAGCAGAGTTCTCTGGTTGCCACTGATGCTTAA
- a CDS encoding uncharacterized protein (EggNog:ENOG503NURE): MSQATVSLQIIEHTLTAAKWFCLPNTAEKSAEEYFKQMIRAELFACIAMFESGRFDIDLANLADVIALCSDDSIYVADILLSEPCTSPFNLGIRHLVGNVGQTGMVCLVSPTKPRIRQIGHDALMVSHHVFDGTCEDNFKGTSLHLSFTNSKVPLAPGPKGEIDQEIFLLEPAVSVQYPGRWVADIDVLGVERSQNRDVINTVSFPHRDCQFGHSLPLKCWDAVSIGSQEELLDQPPCTGVVQTRRCKTGGCFYPCPARQDGRDCDSGRR, from the coding sequence ATGTCACAAGCTACCGTGTCGCTGCAAATCATCGAGCACACGCTGACAGCCGCGAAATGGTTCTGTCTGCCCAATACTGCTGAAAAATCTGCAGAGGAATATTTCAAACAGATGATACGCGCGGAGTTGTTCGCATGTATAGCAATGTTTGAGTCCGGCCGCTTCGATATAGACCTTGCGAACCTCGCGGATGTCATTGCGTTATGCTCGGACGACTCCATATATGTCGCCGACATATTGCTCTCCGAACCTTGTACCAGCCCATTCAACTTGGGCATTCGGCATCTGGTTGGAAATGTTGGCCAGACGGGGATGGTATGTCTCGTGTCGCCAACCAAACCTCGTATACGACAAATCGGGCACGATGCTTTGATGGTATCTCATCATGTTTTCGACGGAACCTGTGAGGACAACTTCAAAGGAACCTCGCTGCATCTTTCGTTCACCAACTCGAAAGTGCCCTTGGCTCCGGGCCCCAAGGGAGAAATAGACCAAGAGATATTTCTGCTTGAGCCAGCAGTCTCGGTGCAGTATCCAGGCAGATGGGTCGCAGACATTGATGTCCTTGGTGTTGAAAGGAGCCAAAACAGGGATGTGATCAACACCGTATCATTCCCCCATCGGGATTGCCAGTTCGGGCATTCATTGCCATTGAAGTGTTGGGATGCTGTTTCCATTGGTTCGCAGGAAGAGCTCCTCGACCAGCCCCCTTGCACAGGTGTTGTACAAACACGCCGTTGCAAGACTGGCGGCTGTTTCTATCCTTGCCCAGCAAGGCAAGACGGCAGAGACTGCGATTCTGGAAGGAGATGA
- a CDS encoding uncharacterized protein (EggNog:ENOG503NY54; COG:S), with translation MSGTSPQEILDTLLSYIPDDAKRYTGDVAEFVNGSVDKAADKLRDTLSNLPEWVPESFRPQAPPPPPVIAVPVGALERVQNWVSRHKILTGIVVVATGTVVYKSYKASLSLRKHRKAKRARSGGRLEVVVIAGSPALPLTRSLALDLERKGFIVFIVANTRDDELLIQGMARPDIRSFALDINDPTRVGASIEEFARYLQEPHAAIPKGKKSHLHLKSVILIPSLNYQTSPIATIPPSSFADLFKTHLLQPIVTIQAFLPILTARLHPPPPPTELASSLAKDASKQREKEDLSPKVLVFTPSIISSINPPFHAPEATICSALSAFTEVLAAELRPLQVPVTHMQLGTFDFTGFTPAQGTKFQSSTAGRANQGLITASGVEQTHNWPDAARKTYARNFVSQSTSSIGTTGIRGMRGSSLKNLHDAVFDVIDGTITASTVRVGLGASVYGFVGRWVPKSMVCFIMGIRKVDELATWQGSAHGSPRGGSHDGEDEDKMAGSESFISVAPLEGVAGENVWKS, from the exons ATGTCTGGAACGAGTCCCCAGGAGATTCTGGATACGCTG TTATCGTACATCCCGGACGACGCCAAACGATATACTGGTGACGTCGCCGAGTTTGTCAACGGATCGGTCGACAAGGCTGCGGACAAACTGAGAGATACCCTCTCGAACTTGCCAGAATGGGTTCCCGAATCGTTTCGCCCTCaggcaccgccgccgccgccggtgatTGCTGTGCCTGTTGGGGCCCTTGAGAGGGTGCAGAACTGGGTTTCGAGGCATAAGATTTTGACGggtattgttgttgtggctACGGGGACGGTGGTTTACAAGTCGTATAAGGCGAGCTTGTCGCTACGGAAGCACCGTAAGGCGAAGAGAGCGAGgagtggggggaggttggaggttgtggttatTGCTGGCTCGCCTGCGTTGCCGCTGACGAGGTCGTTGGCGCTGGATTTGGAGAGAAAGGGGTTCATTGTGTTTATTGTGGCCAACACGCGGGATGATGAGCTTTTGATTCAGGGGATGGCCAGGCCGGATATTCGGTCGTTTGCTTTGGATATCAATGAT CCTACCCGTGTCGGTGCTTCAATTGAGGAGTTCGCCCGCTACCTCCAAGAACCTCACGCGGCAATccccaagggcaagaagtcCCACCTTCACCTCAAATCCGTTAttctcatcccctccctcaactaTCAAACTTCACCTATCGccaccatccctccctccagCTTCGCCGACCTTTTCAAGactcatcttcttcagccaATCGTCACTATTCAGgctttcctccccatcctcactgCCAGGttgcatcctcctcctccaccaacagagCTCGCAAGCAGTCTCGCCAAAGACGCCAGCAAGcaaagagaaaaggaagaccTCTCCCCCAAGGTGTTGGTTTTCACGCCTTCTATCATCTCCTCAATCAACCCTCCCTTCCATGCCCCTGAAGCAACCATCTGCTCCGCCCTCTCAGCCTTCACAGAAgtcctcgccgccgagcTTCGCCCGCTCCAGGTTCCCGTAACTCACATGCAGCTCGGAACCTTCGACTTCACTGGTTTCACCCCAGCTCAAGGCACCAAGTTCCAGTCTAGCACGGCCGGTCGTGCCAATCAAGGTCTCATCACTGCTTCTGGTGTCGAACAAACCCACAACTGGCCCGATGCCGCCCGAAAGACCTACGCCCGGAACTTTGTCTCTCAGTCAACCTCCTCTATTGGTACAACTGGAATCAGGGGTATGAGAGGATCCAGCCTCAAGAACTTGCACGATGCTGTGTTTGATGTCATTGATGGCACCATCACTGCGTCAACAGTGAGAGTTGGTTTGGGAGCGAGTGTCTATGGCTTTGTTGGGCGGTGGGTGCCGAAGAGCATGGTTTGTTTCATCATGGGCATCAGGAaggttgatgagctggctACTTGGCAGGGCAGTGCTCATGGGAGCCCAAGGGGAGGAAGCCATGatggagaggacgaggacaagATGGCGGGGAGCGAGAGCTTTATTAGTGTGGCGCCTTTGGAAGGTGTCGCGGGGGAGAATGTGTGGAAGTCTTGA
- the sif3 gene encoding Sad1-interacting factor 3 (EggNog:ENOG503NUYI; COG:S), which translates to MASSKRAPSVLVTDSRERPSARNGTQRPGAMGSAGRPSTRLVSVDNILQYSSDIPSGQPRGHPGQRPARNVRRPSGVPTFASARTGQQVPSRTTKVSEKLVLLPEAPVDDDVSDDEMAARRVSILRGEDENRPLKDEELDVLRKRGGIRGKSYAERLPKMQRGEKVSRLTAYCTAQAFKVKETAEFLKTKHEAKTKLYDDCLYIVYHLPLLPGVDGYRLRSRPVLKTPGTGKTVLDLEIERSERRDEHEGYWDEYSYGAQGLGGSPNTGTVLQQASSAPDSIGRPDDHQVEQITVNPINRLVPDAKHFAEMFVFSYGVVVFWNFTERQEKDILADLAFSEHETNIALATRPLDEADFEMEEFHFEYSADVKRPRVFNDMITLLPRSDHMVKLTISHAIAQSTKLCFFEERMSETMSDAQHVPKRLAMTGELNMTRTEIVKILGRLFKSRVDINLSSNILDVPNFFWDSEPTLHPLYVAIREYLEIDPRIKTLNERCRVFLDLSEILADSVADSKMSYITWIIIILIIISIIVTVTEVGLRFGMLSREKGKQGDGVVAPIVGDPERGGGPGNVIGGGNGQIDLLRRSLAERNITLEDLRMWNSILNEKEKEVVCGGEIVGRTFKGV; encoded by the exons ATGGCGTCCTCAAAACGAGCACCGTCGGTCTTG GTCACCGATTCCCGCGAACGGCCATCAGCTCGCAATGGCACACAACGACCAGGAGCAATGGGTAGCGCTGGGCGACCGAGCACCCGTCTCGTATCAGTCGACAACATCCTTCAGTACTCATCAGATATTCCTTCCGGCCAGCCCCGGGGCCATCCAGGCCAGCGACCAGCACGCAATGTGCGCCGCCCAAGTGGTGTACCTACCTTCGCCTCTGCTCGAACCGGCCAGCAGGTCCCGTCCCGCACAACGAAGGTTAGCGAAAAGCTCGTACTTCTCCCTGAGGCTCccgtcgatgatgatgtcagtgatgatgagatggcgGCTAGGCGGGTGTCGATACTGCGCGGCGAAGACGAGAACAGACCGCTTAAAGACGAGGAATTAGACgtgctgaggaagaggggcgGAATTCGTGGCAAGAGTTATGCGGAGCGGCTGCCTAAGATGCAGAGAGGGGAGAAGGTTTCGAGGTTGACGGCGTATTGTACGGCTCAGGCGTTCAAGGTGAAGGAGACGGCGGAGTTTCTGAAGACGAAACATGAGGCCAAGACGAAGCTGTATGATGATTGCTTGTACATCGTCTATCACTTGCCATTGCTGCCTGGTGTGGATGGGTATAGGCTAAGGAGTCGACCGGTGTTGAAGACGCCAGGGACGGGAAAGACGGTGCTGGATTTGGAGATTGAGAGGAgtgagaggagggatgaACATGAGGGGTACTGGGATGAGTACTCGTATGGTGCGCAGGGACTGGGCGGAAGTCCTAATACGGGGACGGTGCTGCAACAGGCGAGCAGTGCACCTGACTCGATCGGGAGACCGGACGACCACCAAGTGGAACAGATTACGGTGAACCCCATCAATCGGTTGGTTCCAGATGCCAAGCACTTTGCGGAGATGTTTGTCTTCTCGTAcggagtggtggtgttttggaacTTTACTGAGCGACAAGAAAAGGATATCTTGGCGGATTTGGCATTTTCAGAGCACGAGACAAACATTGCGCTTGCGACGAGACCATTGGACGAGGCCGActttgagatggaggagttCCACTTCGAGTACAGCGCCGATGTCAAGCGGCCGCGTGTATTCAACGACATGATCACGCTGCTGCCGCGTTCGGATCACATGGTCAAGTTGACGATTAGCCATGCTATCGCTCAGAGTACCAAGCTGTGTTTCTTTGAGGAGCGCATGTCGGAGACGATGTCGGACGCACAGCATGTGCCCAAGCGGTTAGCTATGACAGGGGAGCTCAACATGACCCGGACGGAGATTGTGAagattttggggaggttgttcAAGTCGAGAGTGGATATTAATCTTT CATCTAATATCCTTGATGTACCCAACTTCTTCTGGGACTCGGAGCCCACGCTGCACCCGCTCTACGTGGCGATCCGGGAGTACCTTGAAATCGACCCACGTATCAAAACGCTCAACGAGCGGTGCCGCGTGTTTTTGGACTTGTCCGAGATTCTCGCTGATAGTGTGGCCGACTCCAAGATGAGCTACATCACCTGGATTATTATTATTCTGATTATTATCAGCATTATTGTGACAGTCACGGAGGTGGGGCTGAGGTTTGGAATGTTGTCAAGAGAAAAGGGGAAACAAGGAGATGGGGTTGTGGCTCCTATTGTTGGGGATCCAGAACGGGGTGGGGGGCCAGGGAATGTgattgggggagggaatgGACAGATTGATTTACTGAGGAGGAGTCTGGCGGAAAGGAATATCACGCTGGAGGATTTGAGGATGTGGAATAGCATTTTgaacgagaaggagaaggaggttgtttGTGGCGGAGAGATTGTGGGGAGGACGTTTaagggggtttga
- the bem46 gene encoding bem46 protein, variant (EggNog:ENOG503NUS2; MEROPS:MER0017242; COG:S) encodes MSSSPHESSSSAGNPLVQQTLSLMSTAAGYMRLPAIATSGLAALLTALLYFKQKALIYPASIPANARTDVPRPSQYHFSDYEELIIPTNDGEKLSAFYIRGPRRNNPNSDVTVLMFHGNAGNIGHRLPIARMLIAATGCNVFMLEYRGYGISTGTPDESGLNMDAQTALDYLRDRAETRNHKIVVYGQSLGGAVGIKLVAKNQSQGGKGGDIVGLVLENTFLSMRKLIPSIMPPAKYLAYLCHQVWGSDGLIGGIKVPTLFLSGLQDEIVPPIHMKKLYDLSNAPVKIWKPLPGGDHNSSVIEEGYFEAIAEFINRVVRERREKDEKDEL; translated from the exons ATGTCCTCGTCTCCTCACGAGTCGTCATCGTCTGCAGGCAATCCTCTCGTGCAGCAGACACTCTCGTTGATGAGCACCGCAGCGGGCTACATGCGCCTGCCAGCCATCGCGACTTCT GGGCTTGCAGCCTTGCTGACAGCTCTCCTGTACTTCAAGCAAAA AGCACTAATCTACCCGGCCTCCATCCCCGCCAACGCCCGCACTGACGTCCCCCGGCCGAGCCAATACCACTTCAGCGACTACGAAgagctcatcatccccaccaacGATGGCGAGAAGCTCTCGGCCTTTTACATCCGGGGCCCTCGGCGAAACAACCCCAACTCGGACGTGACCGTGCTTATGTTCCACGGCAACGCAGGTAACATTGGTCATCGTCTCCCCATCGCCCGTATGCTCATCGCCGCCACGGGGTGCAACGTCTTTATGCTTGAATACCGCGGATATGGCATTTCCACTGGTACGCCTGATGAATCAGGGTTGAACATGGACGCCCAGACGGCATTGGATTACCTGAGGGATAGGGCCGAGACGAGAAACCACAAGATTGTGGTGTATGGTCAGAGTTTGGGGGGTGCGGTGGGGATCAAGCTGGTGGCTAAGAACCAGTCCCAGggcgggaagggaggggatattgtggggttggtgctggagaATACCTTTCTGAGCATGAGGAAGCTGATCCCGAGTATTATGCCGCCGGCCAAGTATTTGGCGTATTTGTGCCATCAGGTGTGGGGAAGCGATGGGTTGATTGGGGGGATCAAGGTGCCGACGCTGTTTTTGAGTGGGTTGCAGGATGAGATTGTTCC TCCAATCCATATGAAGAAGCTCTATGACTTGAGCAACGCCCCGGTCAAGATTTGGAAGCCGCTGCCTGGGGGAGATCACAACTCGAGTGTGATTGAAGAAGGGTATTTCGAGGCCATTGCCGAGTTTATCAACAGGGTTGTGAGGGaaaggagggagaaggacgagaaggaTGAGCTTTGA